The genomic window CGCCTTCAACGTAGGTGTAGCTGAGGGCATCGGCCGAGGCCGAGAACGGAGCGGCAGCCAGCAGGCCGGCCACGATCAGGATCTTGCGCATGGGAATTCCCGTGAATTTCAGTCCATTGGCGGCCCACCTTGGCGGCAGTCCGTGGCGACCTCATGTCGTCCGAGCGCTGAGTTTAATGAAAGTTTTACGAAAGGCCAGTCACCTGCGGCCTTGCGCGCGCCATTGCGCGACCCCGGTCACATCTGAACGGCGCTGGCCGGGGCCGTCCCGGCGCCGGCCAGCGGGCTGCTACACTACGCGCGCCGGTTCGCCGGTATACAAACGTCTTCAGGGCGGGGTGCGATTCCCCACCGGCGGTAGGTGCGCAAGCACGAGCCCGCGAGCGCCCCGGCCTTACGCCGGGGGTCAGCAGATCCGGTCCGATGCCGGAGCCGACGGTATAGTCCGGATGAAAGAAGACGGTGCTCCAGGGCCTTTGCGGCCCTGTGCCCGCCTGTTTGCCTTGCGGCGTTTTTCGCTCACTTTTCGCGGAGAACGTTTCTTGTTTACTGGAATCATCGAAGGCGTCGGCCGTCTGGCTGCACGCGAATCCATCGGCGGCGATGTCCGCTTCACCTTCAACGTCGGCAACCTGTCGTTCGACCACGTGCAGATGGGCGAGAGCATCGCCATCAACGGCGTGTGCCTCACCGTCATCGCTTTCGACGCCAGCAGCTTCCAGGCCGATGCGTCCACCGAAACCCTGGGCCTGACCACGCTGGGCCAGCTGGGCGAAGGGGCGGTCATCAACCTCGAACGTGCCATGCGCCCGACCGACCGCCTCGGCGGCCACCTGGTCAGCGGCCACGTCGATGGCCTCGGCCAGGTGCTGGCCATCCACGAAGATGCACGTGCCCAGCGCTGGCGTTTCGCCGCGCCGGCCGCGCTGCGCCGCTACATCGCCAAGAAGGGCTCGATCTGCGTGGACGGGGTCAGCCTCACCGTCAACGAAGTGGACGAGGAAGGCTTTGAAGTGGCACTGATCCCGCACACCGTGGCCAACACGGCGTTCTCCGCCTCGGGCGTGGGCAGCGCAGTGAACCTGGAAATCGACCTGGTCGCCCGTTATGTCGAGCGCCTGCTGGGCGAAGGAGCACGCGCATGAATTTCGCCCCGATTCCGGACATCCTGGAAGACATCCGCCAGGGCCGCATGGTCGTCATCGTCGATGACGAAGACCGCGAGAACGAAGGCGACCTGATCATGGCTGCCGAGCTGGTCAAGGCCAGCGACATCAACTTCATGGTCACCCACGGCCGTGGCCTGGTGTGCCTGCCGCTGACCCGTACCCGCGCCGCCGACCTCGGCCTGGCGCCGATGGTGCAGGCCAATACCGCGCAGTTCCAGACCAACTTCACCGTCAGCATCGAGGCCGCCGAGGGTGTCACCACCGGCATCTCGGCACACGATCGCGCGCGCACCATCCGCACTGCGGTGAAGCCGAATGCCAGGCCGGCCGATCTGCACCAGCCGGGCCACATCTTCCCGCTGATCGCCCAGCCGGGTGGCGTGCTGACCCGTGCCGGCCACACCGAAGCCGGCGTCGACCTGGCCATGCTGGCCGGGCTGGAACCGGCCGGCGTGCTGGTGGAGATCCTCAATCCGGATGGCAGCATGGCGCGCCGACCGGAGCTGGAAGTGTTCGCCCGCGAGCATGGCCTGAAGATGGGTTCCATCGCCGACCTGATCGCCTACCGCCTGGCCACCGAAAAGACCGTCGAGCGTGTCGACGAGCGTGAGATCGACACCGAGTTCGGCCCGTTCACGCTGGTCACCTACCGCGACCGCATCGCTCACGACGTGCATTTCGCGCTGGTGCGCGGCACGCCGGATGCGGATACCCCGACCCTGGTACGTGTGCAGGTGGAGAACCCGCTGGCCGATCTGCTGCACTGGCGTCGCGATGATTTCGGCGTGGCCGCCACCGATGCACTGCGCGCCATCGACGCCGAAGGCGCCGGCGTGATGGTGGTGCTGTCGGCCCCGCGCGATGGCGAGGCCCTGCTGGCCCGCCTGCGCCAGCAGCCGGCCCCGGTGGTGCCGGGCAAGGACAAGGACGTGGGCCAGTGGCGCCGCAACGGCGCCGGTGCGCAGATCCTGTCCGACCTGGGCCTGGGCAAGCTGCGCGTGCTGGGCACCCCGCGCCGCCAGGTCGGCCTGGCCGGCTACGGCCTGGAAGTGGTGGAGACGGTCACCCTCTAATCGTCGCCCGGCATCGCCGGGCCATGCCCGGCGAGCGCAGCGGTGCCCCAACCGGTAGCGCCGGGCCATGCCCGGCGGATCCCCCGGCCCCCGCCAGCCACGGCCGGGG from Stenotrophomonas sp. 704A1 includes these protein-coding regions:
- a CDS encoding riboflavin synthase, producing MFTGIIEGVGRLAARESIGGDVRFTFNVGNLSFDHVQMGESIAINGVCLTVIAFDASSFQADASTETLGLTTLGQLGEGAVINLERAMRPTDRLGGHLVSGHVDGLGQVLAIHEDARAQRWRFAAPAALRRYIAKKGSICVDGVSLTVNEVDEEGFEVALIPHTVANTAFSASGVGSAVNLEIDLVARYVERLLGEGARA
- the ribB gene encoding 3,4-dihydroxy-2-butanone-4-phosphate synthase, with protein sequence MNFAPIPDILEDIRQGRMVVIVDDEDRENEGDLIMAAELVKASDINFMVTHGRGLVCLPLTRTRAADLGLAPMVQANTAQFQTNFTVSIEAAEGVTTGISAHDRARTIRTAVKPNARPADLHQPGHIFPLIAQPGGVLTRAGHTEAGVDLAMLAGLEPAGVLVEILNPDGSMARRPELEVFAREHGLKMGSIADLIAYRLATEKTVERVDEREIDTEFGPFTLVTYRDRIAHDVHFALVRGTPDADTPTLVRVQVENPLADLLHWRRDDFGVAATDALRAIDAEGAGVMVVLSAPRDGEALLARLRQQPAPVVPGKDKDVGQWRRNGAGAQILSDLGLGKLRVLGTPRRQVGLAGYGLEVVETVTL